Part of the Paenibacillus terrae HPL-003 genome is shown below.
TGCCTTTATTGCTTCAAGGTCGCCAGCGGCATAGGAGCGGAGAAGGGGAAAGACAAGACCAAGAAAGGCAAACAGGCAGTCTTTTATTCCAAACTGCATACTGGAAGGCCGGATTTCGGCGGATTCAGGACACGATGCGCCAAATTCGGCGTTTTCCACAATTGCTTAAATTGCTACTATCTTTTTGGTTTTTCAATGACGGGATTAATACGATTATATTAATGGCTGCTATTTACGGAACGGGGATTGGGATCGGCACGACGGATCTGATTGCTGCATTGTTGATAACCCAATTTATTGGCTTTCCCTGTACGCTCCTGCTTGGCAAATGGGCCGAACGCTGGGGATCGCGCCGGATGCTCATGTTCTCGCTCGGGATTTACATGCTGATCGTCATTCTTGGATTTTTCATGACTCAGGCGGTACATTTTTATGTGCTAGCGGCTATGGTCGGTCTGGTACAGGGGAGCAGTCAGTCCATTTCCCGGTCTTTATTCAGCGATCTGATGCCAGCCAGCCGGACGGGTGAATTTTTTGGTTTCGTGAATATTACGGGCAAGTTTTCATCCATTTTCGGCCCGTTTATCTTTGGTTTGGTCGGTCAGCTAACCGGTTCCTCGCGCTGGGGTATTTTATCGCTGTTTGCCTTTTTCGCTATCGGTATGCTGATGCTATGGACTGTGGATATCGCGAAGGGGAAGGCAGACGCGCTTCAA
Proteins encoded:
- a CDS encoding MFS transporter, with the translated sequence MNRKAVRAWITYDWANSGYATTILAAVLPIFYSSVAASTLDATTASSYLGYTHAIGMLCVALLSPVLGAVADLTGSKLSFLRIFTGIGIVATLGFSLVGEGDWLLASTLLVLSTIGFAGGNTFYDAMLPDLVPSGKRETVSAKGYAYGYVGGGILLAVNMLMIQKPQWFGLGNTLEGTRLAFVSVAVWWLVFSLPLLLQGRQRHRSGEGERQDQERQTGSLLFQTAYWKAGFRRIQDTMRQIRRFPQLLKLLLSFWFFNDGINTIILMAAIYGTGIGIGTTDLIAALLITQFIGFPCTLLLGKWAERWGSRRMLMFSLGIYMLIVILGFFMTQAVHFYVLAAMVGLVQGSSQSISRSLFSDLMPASRTGEFFGFVNITGKFSSIFGPFIFGLVGQLTGSSRWGILSLFAFFAIGMLMLWTVDIAKGKADALQANLDKG